One region of Qipengyuania gaetbuli genomic DNA includes:
- a CDS encoding energy transducer TonB — translation MAYADNRKASPAGMAAAIGVQATIGFAVITGLSVTAGIIEKPPIIETWDIKDEPPPPAPPPPEPDTRTTPEVTSSPPLTVPKPDISLSDSKPLFPTTDQILPPVPIPQPGPTKLAPPAPVPTGFDPVGAKPRNDPGAWLSDRDYKPSWARRDLTGTATFKLDIAATGKVSGCQVIRSTGHSELDDATCVLVQKRAKFEPARGRSGEPVAGSYTGSVLWQLPD, via the coding sequence ATGGCTTACGCAGACAACCGCAAGGCATCGCCCGCCGGCATGGCCGCCGCAATCGGCGTCCAGGCCACAATCGGCTTCGCTGTCATAACAGGCTTGAGCGTTACGGCAGGCATCATCGAGAAGCCGCCGATCATCGAAACCTGGGATATCAAGGACGAACCGCCGCCCCCGGCACCGCCGCCACCGGAACCGGACACGCGCACCACGCCCGAGGTCACTTCCTCGCCACCGCTGACGGTGCCCAAGCCCGATATCAGCCTGAGCGATTCAAAACCGCTTTTCCCGACGACGGACCAGATCCTTCCGCCGGTCCCGATCCCTCAACCGGGCCCGACGAAGCTTGCCCCGCCGGCACCCGTCCCGACCGGCTTCGATCCGGTAGGCGCGAAACCGCGCAACGATCCGGGCGCATGGCTCAGTGACCGCGACTACAAACCCAGCTGGGCGCGCCGCGACCTGACCGGAACGGCGACCTTCAAGCTCGATATCGCCGCGACCGGCAAGGTCTCGGGCTGCCAGGTCATCCGTTCGACCGGGCACTCCGAACTGGACGATGCGACCTGCGTACTGGTCCAGAAGCGTGCGAAGTTCGAACCGGCCCGGGGTCGCTCGGGCGAGCCGGTGGCAGGTAGCTATACCGGCTCGGTGCTCTGGCAGCTGCCGGACTGA
- a CDS encoding DUF3597 domain-containing protein, with protein sequence MGIFSSIRDAIFGKKKSEQKTMPPVTVPGQAPAKPEPKPIVDVENSLDSMPGADRLNWRTSIVDLMKLIGVDSSYENRKALAQELGRENYSGSADDNVWLHKRTMRELSANGGKVPAEFLD encoded by the coding sequence ATGGGTATTTTCAGCAGCATCAGGGATGCAATCTTCGGCAAGAAGAAGAGCGAGCAGAAGACAATGCCGCCTGTCACGGTCCCGGGTCAGGCCCCGGCCAAGCCCGAACCCAAGCCGATCGTCGACGTCGAGAACAGTCTCGACTCCATGCCCGGCGCGGACCGCCTGAACTGGCGGACCAGCATCGTCGACCTGATGAAGCTAATCGGGGTAGATTCCAGCTACGAGAACCGAAAGGCGCTGGCCCAGGAACTCGGCCGCGAGAACTACTCCGGTTCGGCCGATGACAATGTGTGGCTGCACAAGCGTACGATGCGCGAACTTTCGGCCAATGGCGGCAAGGTTCCTGCAGAATTTCTCGATTGA
- a CDS encoding DUF885 domain-containing protein codes for MNQTSFELTRRQALAGLGATTALTLGGCTLTPRPDGIAQARVIGAERLLEVVAYNLLEHEPERATGLGVDTGRYAHLRGKIEDQSPGGQQALAATLKQDLERVRAYSREGLDSTTVTNLDVVQSAYELATDGLALPYGDTPVGSWRTAPYVVIQNVGEYLAMPRFMQSTHQVANGDDADAYIERLEAFPASLDGELARIQSARAMGVVPPDFLLDKAIRQMEQTLASAGKGELFADDLRTKLNAKGMPESHANRALTLETGPIAEALSRQLEELKAERRVATSAPGISARPRGEEFYAWALRSSTTTRLSPDEVHRQGLEELEALHARMDPILRKIGYTEGSVGARMTALSEDPRYKFAEGDAGRAQIMEFIAERIDWIKAQMPRAFNTLVDPNLEVVRIPPAEEVGAPGAYGGAGSKDGKIPGRFWINLRSTDLHRKYDLADLTYHETIPGHVWEGEYSNRLPLIRSILAFNPFSEGWALYGEQLADELGAYDGFEVGQLGYLQSLAFRACRMVVDTGLHAKGWSREQANRFFVERNGSKPDEVQSEVDRYCSWPGQATGYKLGHSRIVAQRARAQAELGSAYDLKAFNDAVVLGGNVPMDVLEKNVGRHIAAAGGN; via the coding sequence ATGAACCAGACAAGCTTCGAACTCACCCGTCGCCAGGCCCTTGCCGGACTTGGCGCGACGACCGCCCTTACCCTAGGTGGATGCACGCTTACGCCGCGCCCGGACGGCATCGCGCAGGCCCGCGTCATCGGCGCCGAGCGCCTGCTGGAAGTGGTTGCCTACAACCTCCTCGAACACGAGCCCGAACGCGCCACCGGACTTGGGGTCGACACTGGCCGCTATGCGCATCTGCGCGGCAAGATCGAGGACCAGTCCCCCGGCGGCCAACAGGCGCTTGCTGCCACGCTGAAGCAGGACCTGGAGCGGGTGCGCGCCTACAGCCGCGAGGGGCTCGACAGCACGACGGTCACCAATCTCGATGTGGTGCAGAGCGCCTATGAACTTGCGACCGATGGCCTTGCCCTGCCCTATGGCGACACACCTGTCGGCAGCTGGCGCACCGCCCCTTACGTGGTGATCCAGAACGTGGGCGAATATCTCGCCATGCCGCGCTTCATGCAGTCCACCCACCAGGTGGCGAACGGCGATGATGCGGATGCCTATATCGAACGGCTCGAGGCCTTTCCGGCTTCGCTCGACGGGGAACTGGCCCGCATCCAGAGCGCGCGCGCCATGGGCGTGGTGCCACCCGACTTCCTGCTCGACAAGGCCATCCGCCAGATGGAGCAGACCCTAGCCAGCGCCGGCAAGGGCGAGCTGTTCGCCGACGATCTGCGCACCAAGCTGAATGCCAAGGGCATGCCCGAAAGCCACGCGAACCGCGCACTGACCCTGGAGACAGGCCCGATTGCCGAAGCCCTGTCGCGCCAGCTGGAAGAACTGAAGGCCGAACGCCGTGTCGCCACCTCCGCGCCGGGCATCTCGGCTCGGCCGCGCGGCGAGGAATTCTACGCCTGGGCTCTGCGGTCGAGCACGACCACACGGCTCAGCCCCGACGAGGTGCACCGCCAGGGCCTCGAAGAGCTCGAGGCGCTACACGCCCGCATGGACCCGATCCTGCGCAAGATCGGCTACACCGAAGGCAGCGTCGGCGCGCGCATGACCGCGCTGTCCGAAGACCCGCGGTACAAGTTTGCCGAAGGCGATGCCGGCCGCGCGCAGATCATGGAATTCATCGCCGAGCGGATCGACTGGATAAAGGCGCAGATGCCGCGCGCCTTCAACACGCTGGTTGATCCGAACCTTGAAGTCGTGCGCATCCCTCCGGCAGAGGAGGTCGGCGCGCCCGGCGCCTATGGCGGGGCGGGCAGCAAGGACGGCAAGATCCCGGGCCGCTTCTGGATCAACCTGAGGTCGACCGACCTGCACCGCAAATACGACCTAGCGGACCTCACCTATCACGAGACGATTCCCGGCCACGTGTGGGAGGGCGAATATTCCAACCGCCTGCCGCTGATCCGCTCGATCCTCGCCTTCAACCCCTTCAGCGAAGGCTGGGCACTCTATGGCGAACAGCTGGCGGACGAACTGGGCGCCTACGATGGTTTCGAGGTCGGCCAGCTCGGCTATCTCCAGTCGCTCGCCTTCCGCGCCTGCCGCATGGTCGTCGACACCGGCCTCCACGCCAAGGGGTGGAGCCGCGAACAGGCCAACCGCTTCTTCGTCGAACGCAACGGCTCCAAGCCCGACGAGGTGCAGAGCGAGGTGGACCGCTATTGCAGCTGGCCGGGCCAGGCGACGGGATACAAGCTGGGCCACAGCCGCATCGTCGCCCAGCGCGCACGGGCACAGGCGGAACTGGGCAGCGCCTACGACCTCAAGGCTTTCAACGACGCAGTGGTCCTAGGCGGCAATGTACCGATGGACGTGCTGGAAAAGAACGTCGGCCGTCATATTGCAGCAGCCGGAGGAAATTAG
- a CDS encoding DUF1570 domain-containing protein, which produces MKKWIAFTAFLALATPASAKWHEASSEHFVIYADDGERNIREFAEDLERYHSALEVVLGWEQATPSPSNRLVIFVAGDQGDIRELAGTESRTIAGFYLPRAGASRAFVQDITQEKGYPSFSTTVLLHEYAHHFLISSLREAMPRWLSEGAAEFFASAGFNGDGSVNIGRPAMHRASELIYAKDVSVEELLDADLYEARKGKRYDAFYGRSWGLFHMLRFSDDRSGQLPHYIRLIADGKTSIEAGREAFGDLDQLQRDLDKYLKRKRLMNYVLQPDAITTSPITLRVLPDGEAAMMAVRMRSQRGVDEEEAAALVVEAREVAAQFPSDAAVQAALAEAEFDAGNDGAAVAAAEAALILDPVNRNALVQKGQALFRQADDAADEATAYRQAMAPFTRLNALEKDHPLPLIYYYRSFVDRGQAPTDGAFQALERASQLAPFDMGLAMDVALVQAQQGKIAMAIQTLKPLAANPHGGELAESAKQYVAQLAISTEGEAWYPSPVLLDAAEAGEAAASD; this is translated from the coding sequence ATGAAAAAATGGATCGCTTTTACTGCCTTTCTGGCGCTCGCAACGCCAGCGAGCGCAAAATGGCATGAGGCTTCTTCGGAGCATTTCGTCATCTATGCCGATGACGGCGAACGGAATATCCGCGAGTTTGCGGAAGATCTGGAGCGCTACCATTCCGCGCTCGAGGTCGTGCTCGGCTGGGAGCAGGCGACCCCCAGCCCGTCGAACAGGCTGGTCATCTTCGTTGCCGGCGACCAGGGCGACATTCGCGAACTGGCGGGGACCGAAAGCCGGACGATCGCCGGTTTCTATTTGCCGCGTGCCGGTGCGTCGCGCGCCTTCGTTCAGGATATCACGCAGGAAAAGGGCTATCCCAGCTTTTCGACTACCGTTCTGTTGCATGAATATGCCCACCATTTCCTGATCTCATCCCTGCGCGAGGCCATGCCGCGCTGGCTGTCGGAAGGTGCCGCCGAATTCTTCGCTTCGGCAGGATTCAATGGTGACGGCAGCGTCAATATCGGCAGGCCCGCGATGCACCGCGCGAGCGAACTGATCTACGCCAAGGACGTCAGTGTGGAGGAACTGCTCGATGCGGACCTTTACGAGGCGCGCAAGGGCAAGCGGTACGACGCGTTCTATGGCCGAAGCTGGGGCCTCTTCCACATGCTGCGGTTCTCCGACGATCGCAGCGGCCAGCTCCCGCACTACATTCGCCTGATCGCGGATGGAAAAACTTCGATCGAGGCCGGGCGCGAAGCCTTCGGCGATCTCGATCAGCTGCAGCGCGATCTCGACAAATATCTTAAGCGCAAGCGGCTGATGAACTATGTTCTCCAGCCCGACGCCATCACGACCAGCCCGATCACCCTGCGCGTCCTGCCCGATGGCGAAGCCGCGATGATGGCAGTGCGCATGAGGTCGCAACGCGGCGTGGACGAGGAAGAAGCGGCCGCGCTGGTCGTGGAAGCACGCGAGGTCGCGGCGCAGTTTCCCTCAGATGCGGCAGTGCAGGCCGCACTGGCCGAAGCGGAATTCGATGCAGGGAACGATGGAGCCGCCGTCGCTGCGGCGGAGGCAGCGCTGATTCTCGATCCTGTAAACAGAAATGCGCTCGTTCAGAAGGGTCAAGCGCTCTTCCGGCAAGCAGACGATGCCGCCGACGAAGCGACCGCCTACCGGCAGGCCATGGCACCCTTCACCAGGCTTAATGCGCTGGAGAAAGATCATCCGCTACCTCTAATCTACTATTACCGCAGCTTCGTCGATCGCGGGCAAGCCCCGACAGACGGTGCCTTCCAGGCTCTCGAGCGTGCGTCGCAGCTTGCCCCCTTCGATATGGGCTTAGCGATGGATGTTGCGCTCGTGCAGGCCCAGCAAGGCAAGATCGCCATGGCGATCCAGACCCTCAAGCCGCTTGCTGCAAACCCGCACGGCGGTGAGCTTGCCGAAAGCGCAAAGCAGTACGTCGCGCAGCTGGCGATATCGACCGAGGGGGAAGCCTGGTATCCCTCGCCCGTCCTGTTGGACGCGGCAGAGGCTGGCGAAGCCGCGGCCTCAGATTGA
- a CDS encoding phosphoenolpyruvate carboxykinase, with protein sequence MKRSPALEISVTFPLSHSLAAQGIETSATIHPNLTSEELTAAALERGEGRRAKHGPLVVETGKHTGRSAKDKFIVRNSETENTVWWDNNASMQPDHFAALKADFMAAVADKGELFVADLFGGSQPEYRVNVRVINELAWHNQFIRTLLVRPTEAELDGFVPEYTIIDLPSFKADPERHGCRSETVIAVNLEEKLILIGGTKYAGEMKKSVFGILNYLLPPKGVMPMHCSANIGPDGKSAVFFGLSGTGKTTLSADASRTLIGDDEHGWSDTAVFNFEGGCYAKMIRLNPEAEPEIYATTRMEGTVLENVVMDENGEIDLDDNSLAENTRGAYPLSSIPNTSAENMGPPPSNVIMLTADAFGVLPPIARLTPDQAMYHFLSGYTAKVAGTEIGVTEPEATFSTCFGAPFMPRHPSVYGNLLKKRIADGGVQCWLVNTGWTGGKYGTGHRMPIKATRALLNAALDGSLNEAEFRKDPNFGFEVPIAVPGVDSQILDPRSTWADKDEYDRTAHKLVQLFVDNFEPFAAHVDQGVRDAAPAAA encoded by the coding sequence ATGAAACGCTCACCAGCGCTGGAGATTTCAGTGACCTTTCCGCTTTCCCACTCGCTTGCCGCGCAGGGCATCGAGACTTCTGCCACGATCCATCCGAACCTGACTTCGGAAGAACTCACTGCAGCGGCCCTCGAACGCGGCGAAGGCCGCCGCGCGAAGCATGGCCCGCTGGTGGTGGAAACGGGCAAGCACACCGGCCGCAGCGCGAAAGACAAGTTCATCGTCCGCAATTCCGAAACCGAAAATACGGTCTGGTGGGACAACAATGCCTCGATGCAGCCGGACCATTTCGCCGCTCTCAAGGCGGACTTCATGGCTGCCGTCGCCGACAAGGGCGAGCTGTTCGTGGCCGATTTGTTCGGCGGTTCGCAGCCGGAGTACCGCGTCAACGTGCGCGTCATCAACGAGCTCGCCTGGCACAACCAGTTCATCCGCACTCTGCTGGTGCGTCCGACCGAAGCCGAACTCGACGGGTTCGTGCCGGAATACACGATCATCGACCTGCCCAGCTTCAAGGCCGATCCCGAGCGCCACGGCTGCCGCAGCGAGACGGTGATCGCGGTCAACCTGGAAGAGAAGCTGATCCTCATCGGCGGCACCAAATATGCCGGCGAAATGAAGAAGAGCGTGTTCGGCATCCTCAACTACCTGCTTCCGCCCAAGGGCGTGATGCCGATGCACTGCTCGGCCAACATCGGCCCCGATGGCAAGAGCGCGGTCTTCTTCGGCCTGTCGGGCACCGGCAAAACGACGCTGTCGGCCGATGCCAGCCGCACGCTGATCGGCGATGACGAGCATGGCTGGTCGGACACGGCGGTCTTCAACTTCGAAGGCGGCTGCTATGCCAAGATGATCCGCCTCAACCCCGAGGCCGAGCCGGAAATCTACGCCACTACGCGCATGGAAGGCACGGTCCTCGAAAACGTGGTGATGGACGAAAACGGCGAGATCGATCTCGACGACAACAGCCTCGCGGAAAACACCCGCGGTGCCTATCCGCTGTCCTCGATCCCGAATACCTCGGCCGAGAATATGGGGCCGCCGCCGTCCAACGTGATCATGCTGACCGCCGACGCCTTCGGCGTGCTGCCCCCGATCGCGCGCCTCACGCCGGACCAGGCGATGTACCACTTCCTGTCGGGTTATACCGCCAAGGTCGCTGGCACCGAAATCGGCGTGACCGAGCCGGAAGCCACTTTTTCGACCTGTTTCGGCGCGCCCTTCATGCCGCGTCATCCCTCGGTCTATGGCAATCTGCTGAAAAAGCGCATCGCTGACGGCGGCGTGCAGTGCTGGCTGGTCAATACCGGCTGGACCGGCGGCAAGTACGGCACCGGCCACCGCATGCCGATCAAGGCCACCCGCGCGCTGCTCAACGCCGCGCTCGACGGTTCGCTGAACGAGGCGGAATTCCGCAAGGACCCGAACTTCGGCTTCGAAGTTCCGATCGCGGTTCCGGGCGTCGACAGCCAGATCCTCGACCCGCGTTCGACCTGGGCCGACAAGGACGAATACGACCGCACCGCCCACAAGCTGGTGCAGCTCTTCGTCGACAATTTCGAGCCCTTCGCGGCCCATGTCGACCAAGGCGTGCGCGACGCGGCACCAGCGGCCGCCTGA
- a CDS encoding response regulator transcription factor, producing the protein MENEPATGPSPQADDRTVIALVDDDRNILTTVSIALQAEGFATRVYSDGEAALSALLHNPPDLAIFDIKMPKMDGMELLRRLRERSSLPVIFLTSKDDEQDEEAGFQMGADDYIAKPFSLRLLLARIRAILRRSDARRPLPLEPGESPVEIIERGRLRMDPARHHVTWDDRPVSLTVTEFLLLEALALHPGVIKSRNQLMDAAYPDDVFVDDRTVDSHIKRMRRKFRSVDGTFSAIETLYGAGYSFSDG; encoded by the coding sequence ATGGAAAACGAACCTGCCACCGGACCTTCCCCACAGGCCGACGACCGCACCGTTATCGCGCTGGTCGACGACGACAGGAACATCCTGACCACCGTATCGATCGCGCTGCAGGCGGAAGGATTCGCCACCCGCGTCTATTCCGACGGGGAGGCCGCGTTGTCCGCCCTTCTTCACAACCCGCCGGACCTTGCGATCTTTGACATCAAGATGCCCAAGATGGACGGCATGGAACTGCTGCGCCGCCTGCGCGAACGCTCCTCGCTGCCGGTCATCTTCCTCACCAGCAAGGACGACGAGCAGGACGAGGAAGCCGGCTTCCAGATGGGCGCCGACGATTACATCGCCAAGCCGTTCTCGCTCCGCCTGCTGCTGGCCCGCATTCGCGCGATCCTGCGCCGCAGCGATGCACGCCGGCCGCTTCCGCTGGAGCCTGGCGAAAGCCCCGTCGAGATCATCGAGCGTGGTCGCCTGCGGATGGACCCTGCACGCCATCACGTGACCTGGGACGACAGGCCGGTTTCGCTAACCGTGACCGAGTTCCTCCTCCTCGAGGCGCTCGCGCTCCATCCCGGCGTCATCAAGAGCCGCAACCAGCTGATGGACGCGGCCTATCCCGACGATGTCTTCGTCGATGACCGCACGGTGGACAGCCATATCAAGCGCATGCGCCGCAAGTTCCGCAGCGTCGATGGCACATTCTCCGCCATCGAGACGCTTTACGGCGCGGGTTACAGCTTCAGCGATGGCTGA
- a CDS encoding sensor histidine kinase, which produces MAEQGSVLRGDPRLDKLRWSRRLSLTSRILFVNVLPLVLLGGGVLYLDSYRKQLLDERFKLALVEAQITAEALAGATVQRQEALLIQIGKEQRLRLRVYGPDGNLESDSFALAPPSFDLPEPAEVDQREFALRMDRWFDRIVGAPALPDYIEPGEDMASAWPELVRAREESLTQIVLRDAPDGTHVINAAAPVGLDGDTLLLTRNPVDITESVRSARTSVALIVLLFLAVSTMLSFFLAQTIVRPLRELVQAAVRVRQGRDRAVEVPRLPDRRDEIGMLARAISDMTGALRHRIDAVESFAADVAHEIKNPLASLRSATESLSKVEDPTLRAQLLDIAVHDVRRIDRLVTEISDASRIDAELSRAEFERVELDRLVANIVASREERGENDGRKVTVLKSDGPFVVMGVGIRLERVIENLLDNAVSFSPPEGAIEVSLSRRNGSVDLAVLDSGPGIPEEKREKVFHRFHSDRPEEEDFGNHSGLGLAIGRTIAEAHDGSLHAEARPDGAPGACMVLTLPAAR; this is translated from the coding sequence ATGGCTGAACAGGGCAGCGTCCTCAGGGGCGACCCGAGGCTCGACAAGCTGCGCTGGTCGCGCCGCCTGTCGCTCACCAGCCGCATCCTCTTCGTCAACGTCCTGCCCCTGGTGCTGCTGGGCGGCGGGGTTCTCTATCTCGACAGCTACCGCAAGCAGCTGCTCGACGAGCGGTTCAAGCTCGCGCTGGTCGAGGCGCAGATCACGGCAGAAGCGCTTGCCGGTGCAACTGTGCAGCGACAGGAAGCTCTGCTGATCCAGATCGGCAAGGAGCAGCGCTTGCGCCTCAGGGTCTACGGGCCCGACGGCAATCTCGAATCCGACAGTTTCGCCCTTGCCCCGCCCAGCTTCGATCTTCCCGAACCGGCCGAGGTCGACCAGCGCGAATTCGCGCTGCGCATGGACCGCTGGTTCGACCGGATCGTCGGAGCGCCTGCCCTGCCCGACTATATCGAGCCGGGAGAGGACATGGCCTCCGCCTGGCCCGAACTGGTCCGCGCGCGGGAAGAAAGTCTGACGCAGATCGTGCTGCGCGATGCTCCCGACGGCACGCACGTGATCAATGCGGCGGCGCCCGTCGGCCTCGATGGCGATACGCTGCTGCTGACCCGCAACCCGGTGGACATCACCGAAAGCGTTCGCTCCGCGCGCACTTCGGTGGCGTTGATCGTGCTGCTGTTCCTCGCCGTGTCGACCATGCTGTCCTTCTTCCTAGCCCAGACCATTGTGCGGCCCTTGCGCGAGCTAGTGCAGGCGGCGGTCCGCGTGCGGCAGGGCCGCGACCGCGCAGTCGAAGTGCCGCGCCTGCCCGATCGCCGCGACGAGATCGGGATGCTGGCGCGCGCCATCTCGGACATGACCGGCGCACTGCGTCACCGCATCGACGCGGTCGAAAGCTTCGCAGCCGACGTGGCGCACGAGATCAAGAACCCGCTTGCCAGCTTGCGCAGCGCGACCGAATCCCTGAGCAAGGTCGAAGACCCGACCTTGCGTGCCCAATTGCTCGACATCGCGGTGCATGACGTGCGCCGGATCGACCGGCTGGTGACCGAGATTTCCGACGCCAGCCGTATTGATGCCGAACTCTCCCGCGCCGAATTCGAGCGCGTGGAACTCGACAGGCTGGTTGCCAATATCGTCGCCAGCCGAGAGGAGCGCGGCGAGAACGATGGGCGCAAGGTCACGGTTCTCAAGTCCGACGGGCCCTTCGTCGTAATGGGTGTCGGTATCCGCCTGGAACGCGTCATCGAAAACCTGCTCGATAATGCGGTATCCTTCTCGCCGCCCGAAGGGGCCATCGAAGTGTCGCTGTCGCGCCGCAATGGTTCGGTCGATCTCGCTGTGCTCGATTCCGGTCCGGGCATTCCGGAAGAGAAGCGCGAGAAAGTGTTCCACCGCTTCCATTCCGACCGGCCGGAGGAAGAAGACTTTGGCAATCACTCGGGCCTTGGCCTGGCAATCGGTCGCACCATCGCGGAAGCGCATGACGGTTCGCTCCATGCAGAAGCACGCCCGGACGGTGCGCCCGGTGCCTGCATGGTACTGACCCTTCCGGCAGCCCGGTGA
- a CDS encoding HPr kinase/phosphorylase, with amino-acid sequence MSTTIANVTCVAVRGRGIVIEGVPGSGKSELALALIDRGAVLVGDDGITVEVSGGQAIASPPPNTAGKLEVRGVGIIDLPTTSAPIALVLRVVEEAPRYPLEIGTSQIAGVAVPCLPFTAGDAIQALRAEYALEKHGLALPHEGGSNDMLQA; translated from the coding sequence GTGAGCACGACAATCGCCAATGTGACCTGCGTTGCGGTGCGTGGCCGCGGCATCGTGATCGAAGGCGTGCCGGGAAGCGGCAAGAGCGAACTGGCCCTCGCCCTGATCGACCGCGGCGCCGTTCTGGTGGGCGACGACGGCATTACGGTCGAGGTCAGCGGCGGTCAGGCCATCGCTTCCCCTCCGCCAAACACAGCGGGCAAGCTGGAGGTGCGCGGCGTGGGGATAATCGACCTCCCGACCACCTCGGCCCCGATCGCCCTCGTCCTGCGTGTAGTGGAAGAAGCGCCACGTTATCCGCTCGAGATTGGCACGAGCCAAATTGCGGGCGTGGCCGTTCCCTGCCTGCCGTTCACCGCCGGCGATGCCATACAGGCCCTGCGCGCCGAATATGCGCTGGAAAAGCACGGCCTGGCTCTTCCTCATGAGGGCGGCAGCAATGATATGCTGCAAGCATGA
- the rapZ gene encoding RNase adapter RapZ, whose product MSDSSRQRILLVTGLSGAGKTTALQVLEDLGWEAIDNFPIRLLSGLVGTETDQPAPLAIGFDSRTRGFVPREIIDQCKALSERADIELVTLYIDCATAEIERRYNETRRPHPMARGRPVAGGIVAERELLEPLRRWADIVIDTTGFATNQLQQIVRDRFADSEARDMTVTVSSFGFARGMPPLADLVFDMRFLDNPHWIDGLREQTGLDPAVGAHIENDPAFAPSFERIADTLRDLLPRYAAQGRSYLNIAFGCTGGRHRSVYSAERAAQVLREAGFSPTVIHRNLGSRPADPLERR is encoded by the coding sequence ATGAGCGACTCGTCCCGCCAGCGTATCCTGCTCGTCACCGGCCTGTCCGGCGCGGGCAAGACGACTGCGCTACAGGTGCTGGAGGACCTCGGCTGGGAGGCGATCGACAACTTTCCGATCCGCTTGCTCTCGGGCCTCGTCGGCACCGAAACGGACCAGCCCGCACCGCTTGCCATCGGCTTCGATTCCCGCACCCGCGGCTTCGTCCCGCGCGAGATTATCGACCAGTGCAAGGCGCTGTCGGAACGGGCCGATATCGAACTCGTCACCCTCTACATCGACTGTGCGACCGCCGAGATCGAGCGGCGCTACAATGAGACGCGCCGCCCGCACCCGATGGCCCGCGGTCGCCCGGTTGCAGGCGGCATCGTCGCGGAACGCGAGCTGCTCGAACCGCTGCGACGCTGGGCCGATATCGTCATCGACACGACCGGTTTCGCGACCAACCAGTTGCAGCAAATAGTGCGCGATCGCTTCGCCGACAGCGAGGCGCGCGACATGACCGTGACAGTCTCCAGCTTCGGGTTTGCCCGCGGCATGCCGCCACTGGCCGACCTCGTCTTCGACATGCGCTTCCTCGACAATCCGCATTGGATCGATGGCTTGCGCGAACAGACCGGGCTTGATCCGGCTGTCGGCGCCCACATCGAGAACGATCCCGCCTTCGCCCCGTCTTTCGAGCGCATCGCCGATACCCTGCGCGACCTCCTCCCGCGCTACGCCGCACAAGGCCGCAGCTACCTGAACATCGCGTTCGGCTGTACCGGCGGGAGACACAGGTCGGTCTACAGTGCGGAACGTGCTGCTCAGGTCTTGCGCGAGGCGGGATTTTCGCCCACGGTCATACACCGAAATCTGGGAAGCCGCCCCGCCGATCCGCTCGAGCGCCGCTGA
- a CDS encoding PTS sugar transporter subunit IIA has product MIGMILVTHGKLAEHFIDAMEHVVGRQEGVATICIGPNDDMEQRRKDIADAIETVDDGDGAIILTDLFGGTPSNLAISLLDTGRIEVIAGINLPMLIRLAGARKSMNVVDAVHAAQTAGRNYITVASEFLGQEIGNARKAS; this is encoded by the coding sequence ATGATCGGCATGATCCTCGTTACACACGGCAAGCTGGCCGAACATTTCATCGACGCGATGGAGCATGTCGTGGGCCGCCAGGAAGGCGTCGCGACTATCTGCATCGGCCCCAATGACGACATGGAACAGCGGCGCAAGGATATCGCCGATGCCATCGAAACCGTCGACGACGGCGATGGCGCGATCATCCTGACCGACCTGTTCGGCGGCACGCCCTCGAACCTCGCCATCTCGCTGCTCGACACCGGCCGGATCGAGGTGATCGCGGGTATCAACCTTCCCATGCTCATCCGCCTTGCCGGCGCGCGCAAGTCGATGAACGTCGTCGATGCCGTTCACGCTGCGCAGACCGCAGGTCGCAACTACATCACCGTGGCCAGCGAATTTCTCGGCCAGGAAATCGGCAACGCGCGGAAGGCAAGTTGA
- a CDS encoding HPr family phosphocarrier protein → MSEFRKQLTVVNQRGLHARASAKFVGAVASAPDGCSVRVAKGGNEAAGGSILGLMMLGAAKGDTIEIIVAGENAEGVMAELSAMVEDGFGEP, encoded by the coding sequence TTGAGCGAGTTCCGCAAGCAGCTCACCGTCGTCAACCAGCGCGGTCTCCACGCGCGGGCGAGCGCGAAATTCGTCGGCGCGGTCGCGTCGGCACCGGACGGCTGTTCGGTTCGCGTTGCCAAGGGCGGCAACGAGGCTGCCGGTGGCTCCATCCTCGGGCTGATGATGCTCGGCGCGGCCAAGGGCGACACGATCGAGATCATCGTCGCGGGCGAGAATGCCGAAGGCGTGATGGCCGAACTCTCCGCCATGGTGGAGGACGGCTTCGGGGAGCCTTGA